A stretch of the Siniperca chuatsi isolate FFG_IHB_CAS linkage group LG24, ASM2008510v1, whole genome shotgun sequence genome encodes the following:
- the LOC122872295 gene encoding glucagon-1-like: MKSIHSLAGILLIFSFVQSSWQVPLHEAGDSSSFEADDTLVDEARELSNMKRHSEGTFSNDYSKYLEDRKAQDFVRWLMNNKRSGAAEKRHADGTFTSDVSSYLKDQAIKDFVASLKSGQVRRESEMDRRGEAFSRRHVDGSFTSDVNKVLDSMAAKEYLLWVMTSKPSGESKKRQEDQ, translated from the exons ATGAAAAGCATCCACTCCCTGGCTGGTATCCTTCTGATCTTCAGCTTTGTACAGAGCAGCTGGCAGGTTCCTCTGCATGAGGCTGGTGACAGCTCAAG TTTTGAGGCAGACGACACATTAGTGGATGAGGCGAGGGAGCTGTCGAACATGAAGAGACACTCTGAGGGAACTTTCTCCAACGACTACAGCAAATACTTGGAGGACAGGAAGGCGCAGGACTTCGTTCGGTGGCTGATGAACAACAAGAGGAGCGG tgCTGCAGAAAAGCGCCATGCAGATGGAACCTTCACCAGCGACGTGAGCTCCTACCTCAAGGACCAGGCAATCAAAGACTTTGTTGCCAGCCTCAAGTCTGGACAAGTCAGAAGAGA ATCTGAAATGGACAGGCGGGGTGAAGCGTTCAGCAGGAGGCATGTAGATGGAAGCTTCACCAGTGATGTGAACAAGGTGCTGGACTCCATGGCTGCAAAGGAATATTTACTCTGGGTCATGACCTCCAAGCCTTCAGGGGAGAG taagaaaagacaagaggacCAATGA